In a genomic window of Arthrobacter woluwensis:
- a CDS encoding type B 50S ribosomal protein L31 → MKSDIHPKYQAIVFNDLASGVKFLTRSTATSSKTIEWEDGNTYPVIDVEVSSESHPFYTGKQRIMDSAGRVERFNARFKGFGKK, encoded by the coding sequence ATGAAGTCTGATATCCACCCGAAGTACCAGGCCATCGTTTTCAACGATCTGGCTTCCGGCGTCAAGTTCCTGACCCGTTCCACCGCGACCTCCTCGAAGACCATCGAGTGGGAAGACGGCAACACCTACCCCGTCATCGACGTGGAAGTTTCCTCTGAGTCGCACCCGTTCTACACGGGCAAGCAGCGCATCATGGACTCCGCCGGCCGCGTGGAGCGCTTCAACGCTCGCTTCAAGGGCTTCGGCAAGAAGTAA
- the arr gene encoding NAD(+)--rifampin ADP-ribosyltransferase, which produces MSEALDEGPFYHGTKADLKAGDLLTAGFRSNYKPEIVMNHIYFTALRDGAGLAAELAAGEGEPRVYLVEPTGEFENDPNVTDKKFPGNPTRSYRSTEPLRILGEVTDWTRLTPEALKGWRDRLAAIRADERAEIIN; this is translated from the coding sequence GGATGAGGGGCCGTTCTACCACGGCACCAAGGCCGATCTGAAGGCCGGAGATCTTCTCACAGCGGGGTTCCGGTCCAATTACAAGCCGGAGATCGTGATGAACCACATCTACTTCACTGCGCTGCGGGACGGGGCCGGGCTGGCCGCCGAACTCGCCGCAGGGGAGGGTGAACCGCGGGTGTATCTCGTGGAGCCGACCGGCGAGTTCGAGAACGATCCGAACGTCACGGACAAGAAGTTCCCCGGCAACCCCACCCGGTCTTACCGCAGCACGGAACCCCTGCGGATTCTCGGCGAAGTGACCGACTGGACGCGCCTGACCCCGGAGGCGCTGAAGGGCTGGCGCGACCGGCTCGCGGCGATCCGAGCGGACGAGCGCGCGGAGATCATCAACTGA